A region from the Kryptolebias marmoratus isolate JLee-2015 linkage group LG9, ASM164957v2, whole genome shotgun sequence genome encodes:
- the LOC112450265 gene encoding uncharacterized protein LOC112450265, with translation MIVFWVMLLVFHQTYSLMPLMSVQLGETANVTCDLPNANEYHIFWFKHSPGDILRLIWKSDIKLKVDPISEYGEGFSESKWKIEKDEKTTKLSILTVTQEDEGTYHCVIIGWKGVHKSYGEYLMVKGKTARTSNYAVVQQLTESDPAHPGDSKTLQCSVLSDSDSKTCSEDLSVVWFRTQDGNSHPDVIYIKNSSLPQCEKQEEKSCFYNFPNKIPSNAANYYCAVATCGEIIFGNGTKVEKGKILLSVQDVLL, from the exons ATGATCGTGTTTTGGGTTatgttgcttgtttttcatCAGACAT aTTCTCTGATGCCACTGATGTCAGTTCAGCTCGGGGAAACTGCCAACGTTACATGTGATCTGCCCAATGCCAACGAATATCATATCTTCTGGTTCAAGCACAGTCCAGGGGATATTTTGAGGCTGATTTGGAAATCGGACATTAAACTTAAGGTTGACCCAATATCTGAGTATGGAGAAGGATTTTCTGAATCAAAATGGAAGATTGAGAAGGATGAGAAAACCACCAAGCTGTCAATTTTGACGGTAACACAGGAAGATGAAGGAACCTATCATTGTGTGATCATTGGTTGGAAGGGAGTTCACAAATCGTATGGAGAATATCTGATGGTAAAAg GAAAAACTGCGAGGACATCAAACTATGCTGTTGTTCAGCAGCTGACAGAATCAGATCCAGCTCATCCAGGAGACTCTAAGACTCTGCAGTGTTCAGTCCTCTCTGATTCTGACAGCAAGACGTGTTCAGAAGATCTCAGTGTGGTCTGGTTCAGAACCCAAGATGGAAACTCTCATCCTGatgttatttacattaaaaacagcagtCTCCCACAGTGTGAGAAACAAGAAGAGAagagttgtttttataattttccaAACAAGATCCCTTCCAATGCTGCAAATTATTACTGTGCCGTGGCCACATGTGGAGAGATAATATTTGGAAATGGAACCAAAGTggaaaaaggtaaaatattgtTATCTGTACAAGATGTTCTTCTGTAA